One Bradyrhizobium sp. ISRA464 genomic window carries:
- a CDS encoding helix-turn-helix domain-containing protein: MTDDQKTLAAELDQLSADAARLADSVRRLGGAGAAVGDLRGRLFLTVVEAAKVCDVTDQTIYYWIAHAARMRRPIAEKRAGVWIIVTADLLAYIEKHRGGLPRVSRHRTDYGNFHRSGRSRRSCGRVRWSVKWGESGALRSAPRTWLAGHKGEPGLVLDCLWEVTG; encoded by the coding sequence ATGACCGACGACCAGAAGACGCTCGCCGCCGAGCTTGATCAGCTGTCCGCCGACGCCGCGCGCCTTGCAGATAGCGTACGTCGGCTAGGCGGGGCAGGTGCCGCGGTGGGCGACCTTCGCGGGCGACTGTTCCTGACCGTGGTCGAGGCGGCCAAAGTTTGCGACGTTACCGACCAAACGATTTACTACTGGATTGCGCATGCCGCGCGGATGCGTCGCCCGATCGCGGAAAAGCGTGCAGGCGTCTGGATCATTGTTACAGCGGATCTGCTCGCGTACATCGAGAAGCATCGCGGCGGCTTACCGCGCGTGTCAAGGCACAGAACCGATTACGGGAATTTTCACCGAAGTGGTCGGAGCCGCAGGAGCTGCGGCCGCGTTAGATGGAGCGTGAAATGGGGTGAGAGTGGCGCGTTGCGCAGTGCGCCGAGGACTTGGTTGGCAGGACATAAGGGCGAGCCCGGTTTGGTTCTGGACTGCTTATGGGAAGTCACTGGCTAG
- a CDS encoding TetR/AcrR family transcriptional regulator yields MNEKPRKRDSIQTQERILAAAKTEFARKGYDGARVDAIIARAKISKNLLYHHFHSKEELYVRVLERTYETLRRRQGDVPLTGLDPVEAMRRLCESTFQTFIDEPDVIVILNTENLHRGKHIAKSPIIRSLYNRLSNSIQTILAEGQGRGVFRSGIDPVELYISISALGYFYLSNRYTLSMIFDRDLKQPDDLKRRKAHIVEVILAYLTTGVGPSPAAPLTDERSAQKTT; encoded by the coding sequence GTGAACGAAAAGCCCCGCAAGCGCGATTCAATCCAGACCCAGGAGCGGATCCTCGCTGCCGCCAAGACGGAGTTCGCCCGCAAGGGGTATGACGGTGCGCGCGTGGACGCCATCATCGCGCGCGCCAAGATCAGCAAGAACCTGCTCTATCACCACTTCCACTCGAAGGAAGAACTCTATGTGCGCGTGCTGGAGCGCACCTACGAGACCCTGCGCCGGCGTCAGGGCGACGTACCGCTGACCGGGCTCGACCCTGTGGAGGCGATGCGGCGGCTGTGCGAGAGCACGTTCCAGACCTTCATCGACGAGCCCGACGTGATCGTCATCCTCAACACCGAAAACCTGCACCGCGGCAAGCACATCGCGAAATCGCCGATCATTCGCTCGCTGTACAACCGTCTGTCGAATTCGATCCAGACCATCCTCGCGGAAGGCCAAGGTCGCGGCGTGTTCAGGTCCGGCATTGACCCGGTAGAGCTTTACATTTCGATTTCCGCGCTCGGCTATTTCTATCTTTCCAACCGCTATACGCTATCGATGATCTTCGATCGTGATCTGAAACAGCCCGACGACCTGAAACGGCGGAAGGCGCACATCGTCGAGGTGATCCTCGCCTATCTGACCACCGGCGTCGGGCCCTCGCCCGCGGCGCCCTTGACAGACGAACGATCTGCTCAGAAGACGACCTAG
- a CDS encoding Ig-like domain-containing protein, with product MTSDTGSSSTDKITSNDALSGMGDPNAVVHFTVDGVAIAATATASSTGAWSFTSTGLADGSHTIVASETDLAGNTGTASLTFTLDTVAPVITSEISSGGSGKVRNLDPKWRSLSL from the coding sequence CTGACCAGTGACACCGGTTCGTCGTCGACGGACAAGATCACATCGAATGACGCGCTCAGCGGCATGGGCGATCCGAACGCGGTGGTGCATTTCACGGTGGACGGCGTTGCGATTGCGGCGACGGCCACGGCGAGTTCGACGGGGGCGTGGAGTTTTACGTCGACCGGGCTGGCGGACGGCTCGCATACCATCGTTGCCAGCGAGACCGACCTCGCCGGCAACACTGGCACCGCATCGCTGACCTTCACATTGGATACAGTTGCCCCGGTGATCACGAGCGAGATAAGCTCGGGAGGAAGTGGGAAGGTCCGGAACCTCGATCCCAAGTGGCGTAGTCTCAGTCTATGA
- a CDS encoding adenylate/guanylate cyclase domain-containing protein, which yields MAERVERRLAAVLAADVAGYSRLMGTDEVGTLAALKSHRREVVDPAIAEHHGRIVKTTGDGMLVEFASAVDAVNCAMEVQGRMAKRNGGASPKITFRIGINVGDIIIDGDDIFGDGVNVAARVENECEPGSVCLSGSAFEQVRGKTSFLFDDLGERALKNIDRPVRLYDARSGSATPSKSSNSPAEPYKTLPLPDKPSIAVLPFQNMSGDPEQEYFADGVVEDIITALSRFKSLFVIARNSSFTYKGKAVDIKQVGQQLGVRYVLEGSVRKAGNRVRITGQLIEAATNNHLWADKFDGLIEDIFSLQDEVTEAVVTLIAPAVVRAEIERAKRKPTDRLDSYDLYLRGVALVQNGSLNEARAFLKKAIEQDGECGPAYANLALTYQVQQAVSGSPLTAEERTEAIQFANSAAKLAADDAFSLAVAGHVLTYIGRSYDRGFSMTAEAVALNANLATAWHSYGWVALMCDEPDKAVQCFDRLLRISPLDPHRKWTWNGKAFALFCLGHYVEGCKWAEKAVQFRADAHSLGALIINSIGADRSDDARKAAAHLLRLKPDFRASHSYENYPVRSLATRERIFEAFQAAGLPP from the coding sequence ATGGCGGAGCGTGTCGAACGCCGGCTGGCAGCGGTATTGGCGGCGGATGTCGCGGGCTACTCGCGCCTGATGGGGACCGACGAGGTCGGCACCTTGGCAGCGTTGAAGTCGCATCGGCGCGAGGTCGTTGATCCCGCAATCGCAGAACATCATGGCCGGATCGTGAAGACGACTGGCGATGGCATGTTGGTGGAGTTCGCCAGTGCTGTAGATGCGGTGAACTGCGCGATGGAGGTCCAAGGCAGGATGGCGAAGCGCAATGGTGGCGCATCGCCGAAGATCACGTTCCGCATCGGTATCAACGTCGGAGATATCATAATCGATGGCGACGACATCTTCGGTGACGGTGTTAATGTGGCGGCCCGCGTCGAGAATGAGTGCGAGCCCGGCAGTGTTTGCCTATCCGGCAGCGCCTTTGAGCAGGTTCGTGGTAAGACCAGCTTTTTATTTGACGATCTCGGGGAAAGAGCGCTTAAAAACATTGACCGACCTGTGCGACTGTACGACGCGCGGTCCGGAAGCGCGACACCATCTAAGAGCTCAAATTCGCCTGCCGAGCCTTACAAAACGCTGCCACTGCCGGACAAGCCGTCGATAGCTGTCCTACCATTCCAGAACATGAGCGGCGATCCCGAACAGGAATATTTCGCTGACGGAGTCGTCGAAGATATAATCACAGCGCTGTCTAGATTTAAGTCGCTGTTCGTCATCGCACGCAATTCGAGCTTTACCTACAAGGGCAAGGCCGTCGATATCAAACAGGTGGGTCAGCAACTTGGTGTAAGGTACGTGCTGGAAGGTAGTGTGCGAAAGGCAGGTAACCGAGTTCGGATTACCGGCCAGCTGATTGAAGCAGCAACGAACAACCATCTCTGGGCCGACAAATTCGACGGATTGATCGAAGACATATTCAGCCTACAAGATGAGGTTACCGAGGCAGTCGTTACTTTAATAGCTCCCGCTGTTGTGCGGGCCGAAATCGAACGGGCGAAACGGAAACCCACAGATAGACTGGATAGTTATGATCTCTATTTGCGGGGAGTAGCGCTTGTACAAAACGGCTCCCTTAATGAGGCGCGTGCCTTTCTCAAAAAAGCTATTGAACAGGATGGGGAGTGCGGGCCAGCCTATGCCAATCTGGCCTTGACATACCAAGTCCAACAGGCGGTTAGCGGATCACCTCTCACTGCCGAAGAGCGCACGGAAGCAATTCAGTTTGCCAACTCTGCCGCAAAGCTCGCGGCTGATGACGCATTTTCGTTGGCAGTAGCCGGACACGTTCTCACGTATATTGGACGCAGCTATGATCGCGGATTTTCGATGACTGCTGAAGCTGTGGCTCTCAATGCCAACCTTGCTACAGCATGGCATTCATACGGCTGGGTCGCGTTGATGTGCGATGAACCTGATAAAGCTGTTCAGTGCTTCGATCGGCTGCTGAGAATAAGCCCACTTGACCCACACAGAAAGTGGACATGGAATGGAAAGGCATTCGCTCTCTTTTGCCTGGGGCACTACGTCGAAGGGTGCAAATGGGCCGAGAAGGCGGTCCAATTTCGCGCTGATGCTCATTCTTTGGGGGCTTTGATAATCAACAGTATTGGTGCTGATCGAAGCGATGATGCCAGAAAGGCCGCAGCACATCTTTTGAGGCTCAAGCCAGACTTTCGGGCGTCTCATTCCTACGAAAATTACCCGGTGCGATCGCTCGCCACTCGGGAGAGAATATTTGAGGCATTTCAGGCTGCGGGGCTTCCGCCCTAG
- a CDS encoding aminotransferase: protein MTMLDLTAHFAKFRAAAPERINLAAHSHHDWPDVTLAAQVQCWHDAARLAGEKWGLVFGELIPRVQAGIAKHLQLPDPSTIAVAPNTHEFLRRLLSCFPSDRPIRILTSDAEFHTARRQLDRLEEDGLVAVTHISAEPFETFAERFHAACGSSEHDLIFVSQVFFTSSATSGNLKALVEAVPSRDTFIVIDGYHGFMARPTDLSEIAGRAFYLAGGYKYAMAGEGCCFLHCPPGYGPRPRDTGWFADFGSLAAPPGKSVGYPQDAGRFVGATFDPSGLYRLVAVFDWLARESLTATQIHRHAQALMTLFIEGLALQHIEGLRFADLITPWGAKAQHGNFLTFRTRRAGEIEAKLAEVHVHCDHRGDRLRFGFGICTNAADLDQALARIRRVIGN, encoded by the coding sequence GCGAAGTTTCGCGCCGCGGCGCCTGAGCGGATCAACCTCGCGGCGCACAGCCACCACGACTGGCCCGACGTGACACTCGCCGCGCAAGTGCAGTGCTGGCACGATGCGGCGCGGCTCGCCGGCGAAAAATGGGGCTTGGTGTTCGGTGAGCTGATCCCGCGGGTCCAGGCCGGGATCGCCAAGCACCTCCAACTACCCGACCCATCGACCATCGCCGTTGCGCCCAACACGCACGAATTCCTGCGCAGGTTGTTGTCTTGCTTTCCGTCGGATCGGCCCATTCGTATCCTGACGAGCGACGCCGAGTTCCATACCGCACGGCGTCAGCTCGACCGCCTGGAGGAGGATGGATTGGTCGCCGTCACGCACATATCCGCCGAGCCATTCGAGACCTTCGCTGAACGCTTTCATGCGGCATGCGGGAGCAGCGAACATGACCTTATCTTTGTAAGCCAGGTGTTTTTTACCTCATCAGCAACGTCGGGAAATCTCAAGGCCCTGGTCGAGGCGGTACCTTCGCGCGATACTTTCATCGTAATCGACGGCTATCACGGCTTTATGGCCCGTCCGACCGATCTGTCTGAGATCGCGGGCCGCGCCTTTTATCTCGCTGGCGGTTACAAATATGCGATGGCAGGGGAGGGATGCTGCTTCCTGCATTGCCCGCCTGGCTACGGGCCAAGACCCCGGGACACAGGCTGGTTCGCCGATTTCGGCTCGCTTGCAGCGCCTCCGGGGAAATCAGTCGGGTATCCTCAAGATGCCGGCCGTTTCGTGGGTGCGACCTTCGATCCCTCGGGTCTCTACCGGCTTGTCGCCGTATTCGATTGGCTTGCCCGTGAGAGCTTGACTGCCACACAAATCCACCGTCACGCGCAGGCATTGATGACGTTATTCATCGAGGGGCTTGCGCTTCAGCACATTGAGGGATTGCGGTTTGCAGATTTGATTACGCCATGGGGCGCTAAGGCCCAGCACGGCAATTTTCTGACCTTCCGGACGCGGCGTGCAGGCGAGATTGAGGCAAAACTTGCCGAAGTCCACGTGCACTGTGATCACCGCGGCGACCGCCTTCGCTTCGGTTTCGGAATTTGCACGAATGCAGCGGACCTCGATCAGGCACTGGCGCGAATCCGGCGTGTGATTGGCAACTAA
- a CDS encoding aldolase, with protein sequence MAHVLNHDSDPGTPADTGSVAPNRPDFDSESVWNARVDLAACFRFAARLGMHEGICNHFSAVVPGYDDLFLVNPYGYAFSELSASQLLICDFHGDVLSGQGVPEATAFYIHARLHLKVPRAKVAFHTHMPHATALCMTEGEPLLFAGQTALKFYGRTAVDWDYNGLALDSTEGDRIAASVGSADIIFMKHHGVMVLGNNIAEAWDDLYYLERAAEVQCIAMSTGRPLIPVAPDIAAATAKQMRDGDAASALQHLESLKRILDREEPSYRS encoded by the coding sequence ATGGCTCACGTTTTGAACCACGACTCCGATCCGGGGACACCTGCCGACACAGGATCAGTCGCACCGAACCGTCCGGACTTCGACAGCGAATCAGTGTGGAACGCGCGGGTCGATCTCGCCGCCTGCTTTCGTTTCGCCGCGCGACTTGGCATGCATGAGGGAATCTGCAACCACTTCTCAGCGGTTGTGCCTGGCTATGATGATCTATTCCTGGTCAATCCCTATGGCTACGCCTTCAGCGAACTCTCGGCCTCACAGCTCCTGATCTGCGACTTCCACGGCGACGTGCTGTCGGGTCAAGGAGTACCGGAGGCGACCGCCTTCTATATCCACGCGCGGTTGCACCTCAAGGTGCCTCGGGCCAAGGTTGCCTTCCATACCCACATGCCGCACGCGACGGCGCTCTGCATGACCGAGGGAGAACCGCTGCTGTTTGCAGGCCAGACCGCGCTGAAATTCTATGGCCGCACCGCGGTGGATTGGGACTACAACGGCCTCGCCCTCGACAGCACAGAAGGCGATCGCATCGCCGCTTCCGTTGGTAGCGCCGACATCATCTTCATGAAGCATCACGGGGTCATGGTGCTGGGTAACAACATCGCCGAAGCGTGGGACGACCTGTACTATCTGGAACGGGCCGCCGAAGTGCAGTGCATCGCCATGTCGACGGGACGTCCTCTTATTCCCGTTGCACCGGACATTGCTGCGGCGACCGCCAAGCAGATGCGCGACGGCGATGCTGCTTCGGCCCTACAGCACCTCGAAAGCCTGAAGCGGATACTCGATCGAGAAGAGCCGTCCTATCGCAGTTGA